The nucleotide window TCGTGTTCACGCTCAAGCGCATCATGGACGGAGGCCGCCCGGTCAACCGTGTGGTCCACGATCACGACGGGAGCTGGCAGTTCCTCGACGGAGACGCGATGGAACAGCCGGACGTGACCACCGCGCATCTGGTCCACCTCGTCGCCCACCACGACGTCGGCCAGTTGCTGGACCTGCCGGCGGGTTGGCGCGCTTGGCGGCAGCGGGACGGCAGCTGGCTACGCTGGACCGTCGAGCCGCAGTAAGCCTGCCAGTCCCACTGCGGGACCGGGTCCAGCAGCGAGGACGTGACCAATGAACGCCTGGTTCCAGGTCGAGCTTCCCGCAACCGACGGAGTCGGAGCAACTGCTCGCCGGTCTGTAAGGAGGGGACGCGGCATTCGATCTGACGCTGCCACATTGTCTGGAACGCTCACCGCTGCACGCTTCTGCCGCGAGGCGCGCGCTACGCAGTGTCCCGCCGAGCTGGCCTGAGTGCCGTCCGGATGTGCCGATGAGCGTTCGCTCGATCATCAAGCAACCGTGAACGGATATCTCTCCGATCACGGTCTCGATCTTGGGACAGCGGAGCGACCCGCCCAGCCGCTAGCATCGCGCTGATTCCCACTCCCCATTACGGAGACCTCCATGCGCAAACTTGCCGCCGCTGCCCTCGTGGGCATGGTCGTGGCCGTCCTCCCGGCAACGGGCGCCCTGGCCGCCGACCCCAAGCCGGATATCGCGGTGAGCTCCGCCGCCGACAAGGCCAACTACGCCGAGGGCGAGACCTTCACCATCACGGTCACGGTGAAGAACAAGAGCTCCGTCGACGCTAAGCGCGTGCACTACACCGGCGGGGACAGCGAGGGCGTCGAGGATGTCGCCTACGGTGTGCTGTCGACCGGCTTCGATCTTGCCGCCGGCGCCACCAAGACCGTTCAGCTCACCGGCAAGACCAACCGCATGGCGTGGCAGGCCGGCTACGGATTCGTCGCCTTCTCGCTTGCCGCCGACAACGGTGAGGCCAACGACGCCGACAACGTCACCAGCGTGCGGCTGCTGGTGGGGGGCGCCTTCGACGATCTCGGCGGCTACGTCTTCCAGGGTGAGTCCTCTGGCGCCGAGTGGACACCCCGGACACCTGGCGTCCCGGGTGTCAAGGTCGTCGCCACCAGTGCCGACGGCAAGACGAAGTACGCCGAGGCCATCACGGACGCCAAGGGCCTGTTCCGTTTCGCCCGCCTCCCCGTCGGCGACGTCCTGCTGACCTTCACCGCACCGGCGGGCTGGAAGATCCTGGCCGGCGAGAACGGCGAGGAGAACCACACGCTGGCGCAGGTCCGCGTCGACGACAGCGACGAGCCGCAGATCTTCGTGCCGGCGAAGAAGGTCGCCGTGAGCTCGCCGAGCACCTCGCCATCAGCGTCGCCGTCGGCATCAGCGTCGCCGTCGGCATCAGCGTCGGCGTTGCCGTCAGCGTCAGCGAGCGCCGGCCCGGGCCTGCCGGTCACCGGCGACAACACCATGCTGCTCGTCGGCGCGGCTACCGCCGCCGTCGCGGTCGGCCTCGCGCTGGTGCTCGTCGCACGGCGCCGCCGCCTACACCTGCGGGCCTGATCGACCAAGGTCGCCCCAGCGGCCGAACACCCGCAGGCTGCAGCGCCCCCTAGTCGTGCAAGGCGAAGGGCGCCGAGGCCCCAGCACCCCGCTGGAGCCTCGGCGCCGCGACTCCGGCCGCGGCAACGTCCTCAACGCGCGCTCCTCTGGTGTTCACGTTCATGGCCGTCGTCGGCCACTCGAACACCCCCGGCCTCGGGATCTTCCTGTGGGGTCTGTACGCGTTGATCAGGTTTACGCTCATGCCGCGATCCGCGCGCTACGCAGGTATACCCGACCGCTCGCGGCTCGCGGTGCGGATCTGTCGTTGTGAGTGCGTCCGGACATTCTGGGTGCCGGTGACGTGCGATCGGGCCGCAAGCAGTGACGAACCGCAACGCGGACGGACTGCGGGCCGACACCCAGCAGTCAACCCACCGAGAGCACCTCCGGAGGCATGCCTTCAGGGGAGCAGGTAGGCGGTCAGCCGGTCGGCGAGTTGCTTCGGGTGGCTGAGCGCCACCGAGTGTCCGCCGTCTGTCTCGTCGGGGGCGGTGCCGAGTCGGTCGGCGGCTACCCGGCGCTGGAAGTCTGCCGGGAAGAACTGGTCCTCGCGGGCGATGAGCACCGTCGTCGGCACGTCTGGCCAGGCGTCCAGGGGCCACGGATCGTTCCCTTCCGTGCTGACCTGGTCCCGGTTGTGTGCCGCTGCCTCCGCGACGATGTCGGCCGGCACGCCGTTGTAGAACTGCTGCTCCTCGCTGAGCCCTTCCGTGCCGTGGTAGCCGGTGTTGGCCCACCAGTCACCGGGTCTCTCACCGGGCTTGGGGACCATCGGTGTGAGCAGGACGAGCAGCCGCACCGGCCGCTTGTCGGCAATGAGCGGCGCGGTGAACGCACCGTACGAGTGCCCGACGACCACGAGGTCGCTCCGGTCGCCGATCGCGTCGAGGACCGTCTGGCAGAACTCGGCGAACCCCGCGGAGCTGTCCTCGATCGGCAGCTCCGGTACTACCACGTCGTGGCCGCGGCTGATCAGCTCGGGGACGAGGAGATGCCAGTCCCAGGCGCTGCCCCCGCCGCCGTGGATCAGAACGAAAGTCGCCATACCCCGAAGCCTCACACACCGGTACGACAGCCACCGCTCGCGGTATCGGAGGAGCCAGGGTCAGGTACGGGAGCAGCACGGCAGCGATAGGAGCCTTCACGGCGAAACGTCGGCATTGGCGCGTGGTGAACGACGGGTATCCCCGAGGGGGATCCTGCGTCGATCATTGCCCGGAGATAGATGCGAGTCACTCTCACCTCCGGGTGGAACGTCCGGGCACGGAGGGCGAGACATCGGCACCGGAAGCCGGGCGTACCGAACGCCCGACTCCGCGTCCCCGGAGGATCGCCATGCCCCGTCCCGCTCTCCGTAACCGGCTCGCGGCGTTCACCGCCGCCGTCCTGACCGCGAGCGTCCTGACGGTGACCCCGCCGTCACCCGCGCTGGCCGCCAGCACGTTCGCCACCAACGACTACTGCCTCGGCCAGTGCGCCGACATCCTGCCCCCCGGGCAGAACGGC belongs to Micromonospora ureilytica and includes:
- a CDS encoding SdrD B-like domain-containing protein, whose product is MRKLAAAALVGMVVAVLPATGALAADPKPDIAVSSAADKANYAEGETFTITVTVKNKSSVDAKRVHYTGGDSEGVEDVAYGVLSTGFDLAAGATKTVQLTGKTNRMAWQAGYGFVAFSLAADNGEANDADNVTSVRLLVGGAFDDLGGYVFQGESSGAEWTPRTPGVPGVKVVATSADGKTKYAEAITDAKGLFRFARLPVGDVLLTFTAPAGWKILAGENGEENHTLAQVRVDDSDEPQIFVPAKKVAVSSPSTSPSASPSASASPSASASALPSASASAGPGLPVTGDNTMLLVGAATAAVAVGLALVLVARRRRLHLRA
- a CDS encoding alpha/beta fold hydrolase — its product is MATFVLIHGGGGSAWDWHLLVPELISRGHDVVVPELPIEDSSAGFAEFCQTVLDAIGDRSDLVVVGHSYGAFTAPLIADKRPVRLLVLLTPMVPKPGERPGDWWANTGYHGTEGLSEEQQFYNGVPADIVAEAAAHNRDQVSTEGNDPWPLDAWPDVPTTVLIAREDQFFPADFQRRVAADRLGTAPDETDGGHSVALSHPKQLADRLTAYLLP